A window of the Scandinavium goeteborgense genome harbors these coding sequences:
- the ascF gene encoding PTS cellobiose/arbutin/salicin transporter subunit IIBC — protein MSKNYAALARDVVAALGGANNITAATHCMTRLRFVLNDPTLADAATLKALKGVLGLVRSDNQCQVIIGNTVSQAYKEVMNLLPGNLQPAMEQGPQKLTLRRIGAGILDALIGTMSPLIPAIIGGSMVKLLAMVLEMSGVLPKGAPTLTILTVIGDGAFFFLPLMVAASAAVKFKTNMSLAIAIAGVLVHPSFIELMAKAAQGEHVEFAFIPVTAVKYTYTVIPALVMTWCLSYIEVWVDKITPAVTKNFLKPMLIVLIAAPLAILLIGPIGIWIGSGISAVVYTVHGYLGWLSVAIMGALWPLLVMTGMHRVFTPTIIQTIATTGKEAMVMPSEIGANLSLGGSSLAVAWKTKNPELRQTALAAAASAILAGISEPALYGVAIRLKRPLIASLISGFICGAIAGIAGLASHSMAAPGLFTSVQFFDPANPMTIVWVFGVMALAVVLSFVLTLLLGFEDIPVEEIPAVDGAEQARKAQGIAATVQPLQAR, from the coding sequence ATGTCGAAAAATTATGCCGCACTGGCCCGTGATGTGGTGGCCGCACTGGGCGGCGCTAACAACATCACCGCCGCGACCCACTGCATGACGCGACTGCGTTTTGTGCTTAACGACCCGACTCTCGCCGATGCCGCAACGCTGAAAGCCCTCAAAGGCGTACTCGGCTTGGTACGCAGCGATAACCAGTGCCAGGTGATCATCGGCAACACCGTTTCTCAGGCCTACAAAGAAGTGATGAATCTTCTGCCGGGTAACCTGCAACCCGCCATGGAACAAGGGCCACAGAAATTGACCCTGCGTCGAATCGGCGCGGGCATTCTGGATGCACTGATCGGCACCATGTCGCCGCTGATCCCGGCGATCATCGGCGGTTCGATGGTGAAACTGCTGGCGATGGTGCTGGAGATGTCCGGTGTGCTGCCCAAAGGCGCGCCGACGTTGACTATTCTGACGGTGATTGGCGATGGCGCATTCTTCTTCCTGCCGCTGATGGTCGCCGCATCTGCCGCGGTGAAATTCAAAACCAATATGTCGCTGGCGATTGCCATTGCAGGCGTACTGGTGCATCCGAGCTTTATTGAGCTGATGGCGAAAGCCGCGCAGGGCGAGCACGTGGAGTTCGCATTCATTCCGGTGACGGCGGTGAAATATACCTACACGGTGATTCCAGCGCTGGTGATGACCTGGTGCCTGTCCTATATCGAGGTCTGGGTCGACAAAATCACGCCTGCGGTCACAAAAAACTTCCTCAAGCCGATGCTGATTGTGTTGATTGCCGCTCCGCTGGCTATCCTGTTGATTGGCCCGATTGGCATCTGGATCGGCAGTGGCATTTCCGCCGTGGTGTACACCGTTCATGGCTACCTTGGCTGGCTTTCGGTGGCGATTATGGGCGCACTGTGGCCGTTGTTGGTGATGACCGGGATGCACCGCGTATTCACCCCAACCATCATTCAGACCATTGCCACCACCGGCAAAGAAGCGATGGTAATGCCGTCTGAAATTGGTGCCAACCTGTCTCTCGGTGGCTCATCGCTGGCGGTAGCGTGGAAAACCAAAAACCCGGAACTGCGTCAGACGGCGCTGGCCGCAGCGGCTTCCGCTATCCTCGCGGGTATTTCAGAACCGGCACTGTACGGCGTGGCGATTCGCCTGAAACGTCCATTGATTGCGAGCCTGATCAGCGGTTTCATCTGCGGTGCCATTGCAGGTATCGCCGGGCTGGCAAGTCATTCGATGGCCGCGCCAGGGCTGTTTACAAGCGTCCAGTTCTTTGACCCGGCCAATCCGATGACCATCGTCTGGGTGTTCGGCGTGATGGCGCTGGCAGTGGTGCTCTCCTTCGTGCTGACGCTGCTGCTGGGCTTTGAAGATATTCCGGTGGAAGAAATCCCTGCTGTCGACGGTGCCGAGCAGGCGCGCAAAGCGCAAGGCATCGCCGCAACCGTTCAACCTTTACAAGCGAGGTAA
- a CDS encoding MFS transporter: MTSDYLTPTRQVTTCAGLSQLINWGISFYMPGTFAHAITLTTGWSPSFIYGGLTLAMLIMAAISPFTARLLALFGDQRLVLTGTLLIACGCFMLSLSATKILWITGWSVIGVGMRLSLYDALFAVLVGLYGPAARRVISQVALLGGLASVVFWPLGTLLLEWVSWHTALFIYACVGLLNAGLVRAIPNRLSPRKIQANPASRDTTARLPGILYALFIALMTFVSNGTSTHLPELIANFGLPVTVGMLWGVGQTGARLLDVLSGQRLTPARLAVITSLLIPLCFLLALTAKVAPAAIAGFALGYGAVNGLMTVVKATLPLQLFNPEQYAERTGLLLIPGQLLAAASPFAWAWLGSHAGIEGTLWFSLSLGLAIAILALALAKCVRARRAFSELVSSNP; encoded by the coding sequence ATGACCAGCGATTATCTGACGCCCACTCGACAAGTGACGACCTGTGCTGGGCTGAGCCAGCTCATCAACTGGGGCATCTCCTTTTATATGCCGGGCACCTTTGCCCACGCCATCACGCTCACCACCGGCTGGTCGCCTTCATTCATATACGGAGGGTTAACGCTGGCGATGCTGATCATGGCAGCTATCTCCCCTTTCACCGCCAGGCTGCTGGCGCTGTTTGGGGATCAGCGCCTGGTACTAACCGGCACGCTGCTCATCGCCTGTGGGTGTTTTATGCTCTCGCTTTCTGCGACCAAAATTTTATGGATTACGGGCTGGAGCGTTATCGGAGTTGGGATGCGTTTGTCGCTATATGACGCTCTGTTCGCAGTATTAGTCGGCCTTTATGGACCCGCTGCGCGCCGGGTGATTTCTCAGGTCGCACTGCTTGGCGGCCTGGCCTCGGTCGTGTTCTGGCCGCTGGGAACCCTGTTGCTGGAATGGGTCTCCTGGCATACGGCCCTGTTTATCTATGCCTGCGTAGGATTGCTCAACGCGGGGTTAGTGCGGGCAATCCCCAATCGCCTGTCACCGCGAAAGATTCAAGCAAACCCCGCCTCCCGGGATACAACGGCCCGTTTACCCGGCATCCTCTATGCCCTGTTTATCGCGCTAATGACCTTTGTCTCGAACGGAACGTCAACGCACCTGCCGGAACTCATCGCTAACTTCGGACTTCCCGTCACCGTAGGAATGCTGTGGGGCGTGGGTCAGACGGGGGCACGGCTGCTCGATGTTCTCTCAGGCCAGCGCCTGACGCCCGCTCGACTGGCGGTCATAACGTCGTTACTGATCCCGCTGTGCTTTCTGCTCGCGTTGACCGCCAAGGTTGCACCTGCTGCTATTGCGGGGTTTGCCCTCGGATACGGTGCGGTCAACGGGCTGATGACGGTGGTGAAAGCCACTCTGCCATTGCAACTCTTCAACCCGGAACAGTACGCCGAACGCACCGGTTTGCTGCTGATCCCCGGCCAGTTGCTGGCAGCCGCGTCCCCCTTTGCCTGGGCATGGTTGGGCAGCCACGCAGGCATAGAAGGTACGCTGTGGTTTTCGTTGTCACTCGGGCTGGCGATCGCCATCCTTGCTCTGGCACTGGCGAAATGCGTCCGGGCGCGTCGCGCGTTTTCCGAGCTGGTATCCAGTAATCCATGA
- a CDS encoding C40 family peptidase: MNLSKLFPAMVLCATTIIAGHACAFNLPTSFTTLKESSITTKVSAPQSNNIKSKILAEYSQWKGTRYHWGGSSHSGIDCSALMQAIIHGSMNMNLPRTTSQQIHNGYHIAQGELKPGDLVFFKTSKSTRHVGVYVGNNEFIHASKIKGVTVSSLANNYWQAHYETARRITENA; the protein is encoded by the coding sequence ATGAATTTATCTAAATTATTCCCTGCAATGGTGCTGTGTGCCACCACCATCATTGCTGGTCATGCTTGTGCTTTTAATCTGCCAACCAGTTTTACCACTCTGAAAGAAAGTAGTATTACCACTAAAGTTTCAGCCCCGCAGTCAAACAATATAAAATCAAAAATTCTTGCTGAATATTCTCAATGGAAGGGTACGCGTTATCACTGGGGCGGTAGCTCACATAGTGGAATCGACTGTTCCGCGCTGATGCAGGCGATTATTCACGGTTCGATGAACATGAATCTGCCGCGCACGACGAGCCAGCAAATTCATAATGGTTATCATATCGCTCAGGGTGAATTAAAGCCCGGTGACCTCGTATTTTTCAAAACGTCAAAATCGACCCGACATGTCGGCGTGTATGTGGGAAATAATGAATTTATCCATGCGTCGAAAATAAAAGGGGTCACTGTTTCAAGTCTTGCCAATAATTACTGGCAAGCTCACTACGAAACCGCCCGCCGTATTACTGAAAACGCATAA
- a CDS encoding 6-phospho-beta-glucosidase, producing MFPKGFLWGGALAANQSEGAYLEGGKGLTTVDTIPHGANRMPVKLGLDKRFTLREDEYYPSHQAIDFYHRYKEDIALMAEMGFTVFRTSIAWARLYPNGDELTPNEEGIAFYRDLFTECKKYNIEPLVTLCHFDVPMHLVVEYGSWRNRKMVEFFTRYARTCFEAFDGLVKYWLTFNEINIMLHSPYSGAGLVFEEGENQEQVKYQAAHHELIASALATKIAHEVNPQNQVGCMLAGGNFYPYSCKPEDVWMALEKDRENLFFIDVQARGAYPAYSARVFREKGVTIEKAPGDDEILKNTVDFVSFSYYASRCASADMNSNNTNAANIVKSLKNPHIKASEWGWGIDPLGLRITMNMMYDRYQKPLFLVENGLGAKDVVEANGEINDDYRISYLREHIQAMGDAIDDGIPVMGYTTWGCIDLVAASTGEMSKRYGFVYVDRDDAGNGTLARSRKKSFWWYKKVIASNGEDLA from the coding sequence ATGTTTCCGAAAGGATTTTTATGGGGCGGCGCTCTGGCCGCTAACCAGTCTGAAGGCGCGTATCTGGAGGGCGGAAAAGGCCTGACCACCGTCGACACTATCCCGCACGGTGCCAACCGTATGCCGGTCAAACTGGGGCTCGACAAGCGCTTCACCTTACGCGAGGACGAATACTATCCGAGCCACCAGGCGATCGATTTTTACCATCGCTATAAAGAAGATATCGCGCTGATGGCGGAGATGGGCTTCACGGTGTTCCGCACCTCGATTGCCTGGGCGCGTCTGTATCCGAACGGCGACGAATTAACGCCAAACGAAGAGGGCATCGCGTTCTACCGCGACCTGTTCACCGAGTGCAAAAAATACAACATTGAGCCGCTGGTGACCCTGTGCCATTTCGACGTACCGATGCACCTCGTGGTGGAATACGGTTCGTGGCGTAACCGTAAAATGGTGGAATTCTTTACCCGCTACGCCCGCACCTGTTTTGAAGCCTTCGACGGTCTGGTGAAATACTGGCTGACCTTCAATGAAATTAACATCATGCTACACAGCCCGTATTCCGGGGCCGGGCTGGTGTTTGAAGAAGGTGAGAATCAGGAGCAGGTGAAATATCAGGCTGCTCACCATGAGCTGATTGCCAGCGCACTGGCAACCAAAATCGCCCATGAGGTGAACCCGCAGAACCAGGTCGGCTGTATGCTGGCGGGCGGCAACTTCTATCCGTATTCCTGCAAGCCGGAAGACGTGTGGATGGCGCTTGAGAAGGACCGCGAAAACCTGTTCTTTATCGATGTCCAGGCGCGTGGCGCGTATCCAGCCTATTCTGCCCGCGTGTTCCGCGAGAAAGGCGTGACTATCGAGAAAGCACCGGGCGATGATGAAATCCTGAAGAACACCGTCGATTTTGTGTCGTTCAGCTATTACGCATCACGCTGCGCCTCTGCGGATATGAACAGCAATAACACCAACGCGGCCAACATCGTCAAGTCGCTGAAAAACCCGCACATCAAAGCCAGCGAATGGGGCTGGGGTATTGACCCGCTGGGCCTGCGCATCACCATGAACATGATGTATGACCGCTATCAGAAACCGCTGTTCCTCGTGGAAAACGGGCTTGGCGCAAAAGACGTGGTGGAAGCTAACGGTGAAATTAACGATGACTATCGCATCAGCTATTTGCGCGAGCACATTCAAGCGATGGGCGATGCCATTGATGACGGTATTCCGGTGATGGGTTACACCACTTGGGGCTGTATCGATCTGGTGGCGGCGTCGACCGGCGAGATGAGCAAACGCTACGGATTCGTGTATGTCGACCGCGACGATGCCGGGAACGGCACGCTGGCGCGTTCGCGCAAGAAATCGTTCTGGTGGTATAAGAAAGTGATCGCGAGTAACGGGGAAGATTTGGCGTAA
- a CDS encoding LacI family DNA-binding transcriptional regulator, whose protein sequence is MATMLEVAKRAGVSKATVSRVLSGNGYVSQETKDRVYQAIGESGYRPNLLARNLATKKSQTLGLVVTNTLYHGVYFSELLFHAARLTEDQGRQLILADGKHSAEEERAAIQYLLDLRCDAIIIYPRFLTPDEMDAIIHDHERPIMVLNRRLRGNASHCVWSDQKASSQAAVERLIAMGHRDIAFITGSLDSPTGIERLAGYKAALEHNDIPVRDAWIAEGKWTPATGATGVEALLARGIPFTALVASNDDMAIGAIKQLNTAGWRVPEQVSVIGFDDIALAPYIVPALSSVKIPVTEMIEETINRLMCMLDGGEFHLQQSFPGELMLRDSVISGPHA, encoded by the coding sequence ATGGCAACGATGCTGGAAGTGGCGAAGCGCGCTGGCGTGTCGAAAGCCACCGTATCCCGCGTGCTGTCGGGTAATGGCTACGTCAGCCAGGAAACCAAAGACCGCGTGTATCAGGCGATCGGCGAAAGCGGGTATCGCCCGAATTTGCTGGCGCGCAATCTGGCAACCAAAAAAAGCCAGACGCTGGGCCTGGTGGTTACGAACACCCTGTATCACGGCGTCTACTTCAGCGAGCTGCTGTTTCACGCCGCGCGTCTGACTGAAGATCAGGGCCGGCAGCTGATCCTGGCCGACGGAAAACACAGCGCGGAAGAGGAGCGGGCGGCGATCCAGTATCTGCTCGATCTGCGCTGTGACGCGATCATCATCTACCCGCGCTTTCTGACGCCGGATGAGATGGACGCGATCATCCACGATCACGAGCGGCCGATTATGGTGTTGAATCGACGGTTGCGCGGCAACGCCAGCCACTGCGTGTGGTCGGATCAAAAAGCCTCCAGCCAGGCGGCAGTTGAGCGGCTGATTGCGATGGGCCATCGCGATATCGCGTTCATTACCGGCTCGCTGGATTCACCGACGGGGATCGAACGCCTCGCGGGCTACAAAGCGGCACTAGAGCACAACGACATTCCGGTGAGAGACGCGTGGATTGCAGAAGGTAAATGGACCCCAGCCACCGGTGCGACAGGCGTCGAAGCGCTGTTAGCGCGCGGGATTCCGTTCACTGCACTGGTGGCGAGCAACGACGACATGGCTATCGGGGCCATCAAGCAGCTCAATACCGCGGGATGGCGCGTGCCGGAGCAGGTGTCGGTGATTGGCTTTGACGATATTGCTCTTGCGCCTTATATCGTTCCGGCCCTGTCGAGCGTCAAAATCCCGGTCACTGAAATGATTGAAGAAACCATTAACCGCTTGATGTGTATGCTCGACGGCGGTGAATTTCATCTACAACAATCCTTCCCCGGCGAGCTAATGCTGCGTGATTCCGTCATCTCTGGGCCCCACGCCTGA
- a CDS encoding LysR family transcriptional regulator, with protein MTSLNLSHLTTFRLVVGRGSFSAAADALGLSQPAVSLQIRQLEQALRARLVERTGRGVTATAAGLVLLAQSERISQAVEDAVRAVSEVSQEVSGQVRIGTGATACIHLLPPALQYLRETYPSLQVGVTTGNTVDIVRAVEENRLDLGLVTLPVSSRQLVINCCREEEFVFICRAGEGKMPFTPDSLHTLPLIAFEEGSGTRLLIDSWFSASGLAISPVMESGSIEAIKRLVRAGLGVSIVPQMAVASAFDSEGLEVHSLMPVLHRQLAFVMRPDKILSRGMAEVIRLLS; from the coding sequence ATGACGTCCCTCAATTTGAGTCACTTAACCACTTTTCGTCTGGTTGTCGGGCGTGGAAGTTTTTCCGCCGCCGCCGATGCGCTGGGCCTGTCGCAGCCTGCGGTCAGTCTGCAAATCCGACAGCTTGAACAAGCGCTGCGCGCCAGGCTGGTTGAAAGGACCGGACGCGGCGTGACGGCAACTGCGGCGGGCCTCGTATTACTGGCTCAAAGTGAGAGAATTTCGCAGGCCGTTGAGGATGCGGTGCGGGCAGTGAGTGAGGTTTCGCAGGAGGTGAGCGGCCAGGTGCGAATTGGCACCGGCGCGACGGCGTGTATTCATCTGCTGCCTCCCGCGCTGCAATATCTGCGTGAGACCTACCCTTCGCTGCAGGTTGGTGTCACGACGGGAAACACGGTCGATATTGTGCGGGCGGTGGAAGAGAATCGCCTCGATCTGGGATTGGTCACGCTGCCTGTTAGCAGTCGTCAGTTGGTGATTAACTGCTGCCGGGAAGAGGAATTTGTGTTTATCTGCCGCGCGGGCGAGGGGAAGATGCCATTCACACCTGACAGCCTGCATACCTTACCGTTGATTGCTTTCGAAGAAGGCAGTGGAACGCGTTTGCTCATCGATAGCTGGTTTTCTGCCAGCGGTCTGGCGATATCACCGGTGATGGAATCGGGCAGTATTGAGGCAATCAAACGGCTGGTGAGGGCAGGGCTTGGGGTGAGTATTGTGCCGCAGATGGCGGTTGCGAGTGCATTCGACAGCGAAGGATTAGAGGTTCATTCGCTGATGCCTGTTCTGCATCGCCAGCTGGCATTCGTGATGCGCCCGGACAAAATTCTCAGCAGAGGAATGGCGGAAGTGATACGTCTGTTGTCGTAA
- a CDS encoding nitrous oxide-stimulated promoter family protein — protein MMDSRIRREKLTIGRMIALYAKRCPQATSAPEHYAALNAYAEKRLDKCVFGEDKPACKQCPVHCYQPAKREEMKQIMRWAGPRMLWRHPLLTVLHLIDDKRAVPELPEKYRPKK, from the coding sequence ATGATGGACAGTCGTATTCGCAGAGAAAAGCTCACTATCGGCCGGATGATTGCGCTCTATGCAAAACGCTGTCCGCAGGCTACTTCAGCGCCAGAGCACTATGCGGCTCTCAATGCCTATGCCGAAAAGCGGCTCGACAAATGTGTCTTTGGTGAAGACAAACCGGCCTGTAAACAATGCCCGGTGCATTGCTATCAGCCCGCTAAGCGGGAAGAGATGAAGCAGATTATGCGCTGGGCGGGGCCGCGAATGCTGTGGCGGCATCCGCTGCTGACGGTGTTGCATTTGATTGATGATAAGCGCGCGGTACCTGAGCTCCCGGAAAAATATCGACCGAAGAAATAG
- the hycI gene encoding hydrogenase maturation peptidase HycI: protein MSNVLLCVGNSMMGDDGAGPLLAEMCATAPKGDWLVLDGGSAPEREVAAIREMKPKRLLIVDASDMGLDPGEIRIVDPDDIAEMFLMTTHNMPINCLIEQLKEDAGEVIFLGIQPDIVGFYYPMTEKVKAATEVVYQRLEGWVGYGGFERL from the coding sequence GTGTCCAACGTATTACTGTGTGTCGGCAACAGCATGATGGGTGACGACGGCGCTGGGCCGCTGCTCGCGGAAATGTGTGCCACAGCGCCAAAAGGAGACTGGCTGGTGCTTGACGGCGGCAGCGCGCCGGAAAGGGAAGTGGCGGCGATCCGCGAAATGAAGCCGAAGCGCTTGTTAATTGTCGATGCTAGCGACATGGGGCTGGATCCCGGTGAGATACGTATTGTCGATCCTGATGATATTGCTGAGATGTTTCTGATGACCACCCACAATATGCCGATCAACTGTCTGATAGAACAGTTGAAAGAGGATGCGGGCGAAGTGATTTTCCTCGGCATTCAGCCAGATATTGTCGGCTTCTATTATCCGATGACTGAGAAAGTGAAAGCGGCGACGGAAGTGGTGTATCAGCGGCTGGAAGGGTGGGTCGGTTACGGCGGGTTTGAGCGGTTGTAG